A genomic window from Purpureocillium takamizusanense chromosome 2, complete sequence includes:
- a CDS encoding NADPH:quinone reductase (COG:C~EggNog:ENOG503NV2G): MARFIPPFAPRALRTISTAAVRPPGASASCPLISRAGAAAPASAAAPHRRHLQPSLPLHVPRASITTTSLSPAASSAPRISSPPPPPSASAAARRKSFSTTLATASASSPSNMAPLPATMKAIQIAKNGGVEVLELNDVPVPKPGPGQVLVRNRFSGVNFIDTYFRTGLYAAPGFPLTLGREAAGEVVAAGADVPPALSQPGTRVVYMDQAGYVQFAAVPADKLVVVPDALTLEHAAAAFLQGLSAWTFVREAGEVKAGQWTLVHAAAGGVGLLLVQMLRSVGAKVIGTASSEEKRELARKNGAGWTVDSHGDVVAEVKKITGGHGVDVIFDGVGKATFDADLEMIAMKGHLISFGNASGAVLPLSILKLGPKNVKLMRPVVNGYVAERADLERYSAELFDLIASGKVSVAIHKTYALKDVAQAHQDIESRKTTGKLLLDCE; encoded by the exons ATGGCCCGATTCATTCCACCATTTGCCCCGCGAGCCCTGCGCACGATATCCACTGCTGCAGTCCGTCCTCCCGGAGCCTCCGCCTCGTGCCCCCTTATcagccgcgccggcgccgctgctcctgcctctgccgccgccccgcatCGACGTCATCTCCAGCCGTCGTTGCCCCTCCATGTGCCCCGCGCATCCATCACTACCACATCATTATCACCTGCCGCATCCTCCGCACCTCGGAtatcatcaccaccaccaccaccatcagcttCTGCGGCAGCAAGGAGAAAAAGCTTCAGCACCACATTAGcgacagcatcagcatcatcaccatcaaaCATggcgcccctccccgccaCCATGAAGGCCATCCAGATCGCCAaaaacggcggcgtcgaggtcctcgagctcaacgacgtccccgtccccaagcccggccccggccaggtcctcgtGCGCAACCGCTTCTCCGGCGTCAACTTCATCGACACGTACTTCCGCACGGGACTGTACGCCGCGCCGGGCTTCCCGCTGaccctcggccgcgaggccgccggcgaggtcgtcgccgcgggcgccgacgtgcccCCCGCGCTGAGCCAGCCCGGCACCCGCGTCGTGTACATGGACCAGGCCGGGTACGTGCagttcgccgccgtccccgccgacaagctcgtcgtcgtgcccgaCGCGCTGACGCTcgagcatgccgccgccgctttcCTCCAGGGCCTCAGCGCGTGGACGTTTgtgcgcgaggcgggcgaggtcaaggccgggCAATGGACGCTCGTGCACGCTGCGGCGGGTGGCGTCGGGTTGCTGCTCGTGCAGATGCTGCGCAGCGTGGGAGCAAAGGTCATCGGCACCGCGAGTTCCGAGGAGAAGCGTGAGCTTGCGCGCAAGAATGGCGCCGGGTGGACCGTCGACTCGCacggcgatgtcgtcgcggaGGTCAAGAAGATTACTggcgggcacggcgtcgacgtcatctttgacggcgtcggcaaggccACCTTTgacgccgacctcgagatGATTGCCATGAAGGGCCACCTTATTTCGTTTGGTAACGCG tccggcgccgtcctgcccCTCTCCATCCTCAAGCTCGGCCCGAAAAACGTCAAGCTCATGCGccccgtcgtcaacggctacgtcgccgagcgcgccgacctcgagcgcTACTCGGCCGAGCTCTTTGACCTCATCGCCTCGGGCAAGGTCAGCGTCGCCATCCACAAGACCTACGCGCTCAAGGACGTGGCCCAGGCCCACCAGGACATTGAAAGCCGCAAGACGACGGGAAAGCTCTTGTTAGACTGCGAGTAA